From a region of the Bacillota bacterium genome:
- a CDS encoding metal-binding protein, giving the protein MPSGRVHDAITIVTAAASVPVIAHLHPSPDWTSVGVGVGAYLFSGLALSPDLDVNSRAYRRWGMFRFFWLPYQILVPHRHWLSHSWLLGPLLRALYFFAMLYLLLRLGMNAIDLWIVPINQSEILRALERELRLGLQSHVTWAQSALIGLIAGGIVHSLTDGFVTWFKRTL; this is encoded by the coding sequence ATGCCTTCCGGAAGGGTTCACGACGCGATTACCATCGTCACCGCCGCTGCCTCGGTGCCAGTTATCGCCCATCTGCACCCTTCGCCCGACTGGACCTCGGTGGGAGTGGGTGTTGGCGCGTACCTGTTTTCGGGCCTCGCGCTGTCACCTGACCTGGACGTGAACTCCCGCGCCTACCGTCGCTGGGGCATGTTCCGTTTCTTCTGGCTTCCCTATCAGATACTGGTGCCCCACCGTCACTGGCTGTCGCACAGCTGGCTACTGGGCCCCCTGCTACGTGCACTCTACTTTTTCGCAATGCTGTACCTGCTGTTGCGACTTGGCATGAACGCCATCGACCTGTGGATAGTGCCCATCAACCAGTCGGAGATACTGCGCGCGCTGGAGCGAGAACTGCGCCTGGGACTGCAGTCTCATGTCACCTGGGCACAATCTGCACTTATCGGTTTAATCGCGGGAGGTATCGTGCACTCCCTCACCGATGGCTTCGTTACGTGGTTCAAGAGGACGCTGTAG
- the rpoD gene encoding RNA polymerase sigma factor RpoD, whose translation MEHIHENGHMRKLVQQGKDRGYVSSEELSDVLSEMDVDADELEQMLEFLDVEGIQVVDAVKDLPLMEEGYDIGASVKDYELADQEIAQLEGIPLDDSVRMWLREIGKTPLLTPEEEQHLARLVAQGDEEAKRKLTLANLRLVVSIAKRYSGRGMAFSDLIQEGNLGLIRAVEKFDYRRGYKFSTYATWWIRQAITRAIADQARTIRIPVHMVETINRLMKRRSHLEQQLGRTPTPEELAEDMGISVDKVNEIIRIAPEPLSLDTPVGEEEDSHLMDFIEDDNCDSPTEAADRSLLRDRIEEALRVLTDREREVIKMRFGLIDGMPHTLEEVGRHFNVTRERIRQIEAKAIKKLRNRNNCKKLRDYSSGL comes from the coding sequence ATGGAACATATCCACGAAAACGGGCACATGCGGAAGCTCGTCCAGCAAGGCAAAGATAGGGGCTACGTGAGCTCCGAAGAGCTGAGCGATGTTCTCTCCGAGATGGATGTGGACGCGGACGAGCTGGAGCAGATGCTGGAGTTCCTCGATGTCGAGGGCATTCAGGTGGTAGACGCCGTTAAAGACCTGCCCCTGATGGAAGAGGGCTACGATATCGGTGCCTCCGTTAAAGATTACGAGCTTGCCGACCAGGAAATCGCGCAACTGGAAGGTATCCCTCTCGACGACTCGGTTCGCATGTGGTTGCGCGAAATCGGGAAGACGCCCCTGCTGACCCCCGAAGAAGAACAACACCTCGCACGCCTGGTCGCTCAGGGGGATGAAGAAGCCAAACGCAAACTCACCCTCGCCAACCTGCGCCTCGTGGTCTCTATTGCCAAACGCTACAGCGGACGTGGTATGGCGTTCTCCGACCTCATTCAGGAGGGTAATCTGGGTTTGATACGAGCAGTGGAGAAATTCGACTACCGCAGGGGCTACAAATTCAGCACATACGCCACGTGGTGGATTCGGCAGGCAATCACTCGCGCCATTGCCGATCAGGCCCGTACCATCCGCATCCCTGTGCACATGGTGGAAACCATTAACCGCCTGATGAAACGACGCAGCCATCTGGAACAACAGTTAGGACGCACCCCCACTCCCGAAGAGCTTGCGGAAGACATGGGCATCTCGGTAGACAAGGTGAATGAGATTATTCGCATCGCGCCGGAACCGCTGTCGCTGGACACTCCCGTGGGTGAAGAGGAAGACAGCCATCTGATGGACTTTATCGAGGATGATAACTGTGACTCCCCCACCGAAGCCGCCGACCGCAGTCTGCTGCGCGACCGTATCGAGGAGGCATTGCGCGTGCTGACCGACCGCGAGCGCGAGGTCATTAAGATGCGCTTTGGGCTCATCGACGGGATGCCCCACACCCTCGAGGAGGTTGGAAGGCACTTTAACGTCACGCGCGAGCGCATCCGCCAGATTGAGGCTAAAGCCATCAAGAAGCTGCGCAACCGGAATAACTGCAAGAAACTCCGCGACTACTCCAGTGGTTTGTAG